From the genome of Deinococcus sp. AJ005, one region includes:
- the sufC gene encoding Fe-S cluster assembly ATPase SufC — MTQTEQPYQIEIRNLHASVGDLPILKGIDLIIPRGELHAVMGPNGNGKSTLAKVMVGDPEYTVTEGDILVDGVSILEMEPDERARMGLFLAFQYPVEIPGVTIANFLRLAMQARKEEGEEVSFTEFYGKLLAALKTLDWDESIVERYLNAGFSGGEKKRNEILQMLMLEPTYIIMDETDSGLDVDALKVVANGVNSMRGENLGGLIITHYQRLLDYIVPDKVHIIVDGKVVQSGGPELAKKLDAQGYDWVKELATA, encoded by the coding sequence ATGACCCAGACCGAACAGCCGTATCAGATCGAGATCCGTAACCTGCACGCCTCCGTGGGCGATCTGCCCATCCTGAAGGGGATTGACCTGATCATCCCGCGCGGCGAGCTGCACGCCGTGATGGGGCCGAACGGCAACGGCAAAAGCACCCTGGCCAAAGTCATGGTGGGCGATCCCGAATACACCGTCACCGAGGGCGACATTCTGGTCGACGGCGTGAGCATCCTGGAAATGGAACCCGACGAACGCGCCCGCATGGGCCTGTTCCTGGCCTTCCAGTACCCCGTCGAGATTCCCGGCGTCACCATTGCCAACTTCCTGCGCCTTGCTATGCAGGCCCGCAAGGAAGAGGGTGAGGAAGTATCGTTCACCGAGTTCTACGGCAAGTTGCTGGCGGCCCTCAAGACCCTGGACTGGGACGAGAGCATCGTCGAGCGCTATCTGAACGCGGGCTTTAGCGGCGGCGAGAAGAAGCGCAACGAGATTCTGCAAATGCTGATGCTGGAACCTACCTACATCATCATGGACGAGACCGATTCGGGTCTGGACGTGGACGCTCTGAAGGTGGTTGCCAATGGCGTCAACTCCATGCGCGGCGAGAACCTCGGTGGCCTGATCATCACTCACTACCAGCGCCTGCTGGATTACATCGTGCCGGATAAGGTCCATATCATTGTGGACGGCAAAGTGGTGCAGAGCGGCGGCCCCGAACTGGCCAAGAAGCTTGACGCACAGGGCTACGACTGGGTCAAGGAACTGGCAACGGCGTGA
- a CDS encoding biopolymer transporter ExbD, whose protein sequence is MTRAPTRRRMRDSGDGVTFDFAPMVDVVLLLLIFFFLTSSLGARQNALPLDLPRASTTVQETPALPIVSVDRAGKLFLNGQATTLTKLSGQLKPLLATSGGVVGLRADERGSYGTVVRVMDVIKKAGGERLALGTRPSQ, encoded by the coding sequence ATGACCCGAGCCCCTACCCGCCGCCGGATGCGCGACAGCGGCGACGGCGTGACCTTCGACTTCGCGCCGATGGTGGACGTGGTGCTGCTGCTGCTGATCTTCTTCTTTTTGACCAGCAGCCTGGGCGCACGCCAGAACGCGCTGCCACTGGACCTACCGCGCGCCAGCACCACCGTGCAGGAAACGCCCGCCCTGCCCATCGTGAGCGTGGACCGCGCCGGAAAGCTATTTCTGAATGGGCAGGCCACCACCCTGACCAAATTGAGTGGGCAGCTCAAGCCGCTGCTGGCAACCTCGGGCGGCGTGGTGGGCCTGCGTGCAGACGAACGCGGCAGTTACGGCACGGTGGTCCGCGTGATGGACGTGATCAAGAAGGCAGGCGGCGAACGTCTGGCGCTGGGAACGAGGCCCAGCCAGTGA
- a CDS encoding type III pantothenate kinase gives MPTFPLLAVDIGNTSTVLGLADETRTLTHTWRVRTNRDALPDDLALQLHGLFSVAGAQVPRSAILSSVAPPVGENYALALERHYGVQAFSISALNLPDVTVELDTPDAVGADRLCNLFGAEKYMDGHEYAVVVDFGTSTNFDVIGRGRRFIGGILATGAQVSADALFARAAKLPRITLEAPASAIGKNTVHALQSGLVFGYAEMVDGLLRRIRAELPAPAVAIATGGFARTVEGICREIEYYDDTLTLRGLVEVWASR, from the coding sequence GTGCCAACCTTTCCCCTTCTGGCCGTGGACATCGGCAACACCAGCACCGTGCTGGGCCTCGCCGACGAGACGAGAACCCTGACCCACACCTGGCGCGTGCGGACCAACCGCGACGCCCTGCCCGACGATCTGGCGCTGCAACTGCACGGTCTGTTCTCGGTGGCCGGGGCGCAGGTGCCGCGCTCGGCGATCCTCAGCAGCGTGGCCCCCCCGGTGGGCGAAAATTACGCGCTGGCCCTGGAGCGGCATTACGGCGTGCAGGCGTTCAGTATCTCGGCCCTGAACCTGCCCGACGTGACGGTGGAACTGGACACCCCCGACGCAGTGGGCGCAGACCGCCTGTGCAACCTGTTCGGCGCAGAGAAGTACATGGACGGTCACGAATATGCCGTGGTGGTGGACTTCGGCACCAGCACCAACTTCGATGTGATCGGGCGGGGGCGGCGTTTTATCGGCGGCATTCTGGCAACGGGGGCGCAGGTCAGCGCCGACGCCCTGTTCGCCCGCGCCGCCAAACTGCCGCGCATTACGCTGGAAGCCCCGGCCAGCGCCATCGGCAAGAATACCGTCCACGCCCTGCAATCCGGTCTGGTCTTCGGCTACGCAGAGATGGTGGACGGCCTGCTGCGCCGGATTCGCGCCGAACTCCCGGCCCCCGCCGTCGCCATCGCCACCGGGGGCTTTGCCCGCACCGTGGAAGGCATCTGCCGCGAGATCGAGTATTACGACGACACCCTGACCCTGCGCGGTCTGGTGGAGGTGTGGGCGAGCCGCTGA
- a CDS encoding cobalamin-binding protein has protein sequence MTHALDTAPDRIISLLPSATDLLFDLGLGERLAGVSHSCDHPGAAGLPVLTRSIVDSSASQAEIDRAVSEAMRAGLALYSVDGELLDAIQPGLVVTQGVCEVCAVTPGTIEAAVRYLPGCLPAANVLSLEGRSVAGILDDLRALAKAAGVANLGEKLAANARTRWDAIQPVQTAPRVMTLEWVDPPFYGGHWVPEQVERAGGVNVLGAAGTDSGRASWEEIAALDPDVIVVMCCGYGLEKNAEFARELLAKTELQAVRDGQLWAVDANAHFSRPALGVVRGAEVLAELLRGREYVGESVRLLSQPTSA, from the coding sequence ATGACCCACGCCCTCGACACTGCCCCGGACCGCATCATCAGCCTGCTGCCCAGCGCCACCGACCTGCTGTTCGATCTGGGACTGGGTGAACGGCTGGCCGGGGTCAGCCACTCGTGTGACCATCCGGGGGCGGCAGGACTGCCCGTGCTGACGCGCTCTATCGTGGATTCCAGCGCGTCTCAGGCAGAAATTGACCGCGCCGTGAGCGAGGCCATGCGCGCGGGGCTGGCCCTGTACAGCGTGGATGGCGAATTGCTGGACGCCATCCAGCCCGGTCTGGTGGTCACGCAGGGCGTCTGCGAGGTCTGCGCGGTCACGCCGGGGACGATTGAGGCGGCGGTGCGTTACCTCCCTGGTTGCCTGCCTGCCGCCAACGTCCTGAGTCTGGAGGGCCGCAGCGTGGCCGGGATTCTGGACGATTTACGGGCTTTGGCGAAAGCTGCCGGGGTGGCGAACCTCGGAGAAAAACTGGCGGCCAACGCTCGGACCCGCTGGGACGCCATCCAGCCCGTCCAGACTGCGCCCCGCGTGATGACGCTGGAGTGGGTGGACCCCCCCTTCTACGGCGGCCACTGGGTTCCCGAACAGGTGGAGCGGGCGGGCGGCGTCAACGTGCTGGGCGCGGCGGGAACGGACAGCGGACGTGCTAGTTGGGAAGAAATCGCCGCCCTTGACCCCGACGTGATCGTGGTGATGTGTTGTGGCTACGGCCTGGAGAAGAACGCAGAATTTGCCCGCGAACTGCTGGCGAAAACCGAATTGCAGGCGGTGCGCGACGGGCAACTGTGGGCCGTGGACGCCAACGCCCATTTCTCCCGCCCGGCGCTGGGCGTGGTGCGCGGCGCGGAAGTGTTGGCCGAACTGCTGCGCGGGCGCGAATATGTGGGCGAGAGCGTAAGACTGCTCAGCCAGCCAACCTCGGCCTGA
- a CDS encoding AAA family ATPase, with translation MKTAPVLIVITGLPAAGKTTLAAFLGRELALPVISKDDYKQVLLDLLPEEERLARHSEMGKAGYFVMLRAAEAILTARQSLILETHFYPGMSEQNVIPLAEKHHAQILQIHCFADMTELKRRHAVRVESQLRPFIDHSGVHDKLPENANWEPLELHAPLLRLDTGVSDAHAQALA, from the coding sequence TTGAAAACGGCTCCTGTTCTGATCGTTATCACGGGCCTGCCCGCCGCCGGGAAAACAACTCTGGCGGCGTTTCTGGGTCGTGAGCTTGCCCTGCCAGTCATCTCCAAGGACGATTACAAGCAAGTCCTGCTGGACCTGTTGCCCGAAGAGGAGCGCCTCGCTCGTCACAGTGAAATGGGCAAGGCGGGTTATTTCGTGATGCTCCGGGCTGCCGAGGCCATCCTGACGGCGCGGCAGAGCCTGATTCTGGAAACCCATTTTTACCCGGGGATGAGCGAGCAGAACGTTATCCCACTTGCCGAGAAGCACCACGCTCAGATACTGCAAATCCACTGCTTTGCCGACATGACCGAGTTGAAACGCCGTCATGCGGTGCGGGTAGAGTCGCAACTGCGTCCCTTTATTGACCATTCTGGCGTCCACGACAAACTGCCCGAGAACGCCAACTGGGAACCACTGGAGCTTCACGCGCCGTTGCTGCGGTTGGACACGGGCGTATCCGATGCCCACGCTCAGGCGCTTGCGTAG
- a CDS encoding inorganic phosphate transporter: protein MEPALIGLIIIVALALIFDFINGFHDTANAIATSVATRVLTPAQAIAMSAVMNVVGALTGTAVAKTVSEDIVSQQYATLELVGAALLSAIGWNLFTWWKGLPSSSSHALIFSLVGAGVAAGGWGIIIPKGVQKTLTGLLTSPVLGFMIPILLMFLLSWLVLRWMRPRTVTRTFRWAQILSAAFMAFSHGGNDAQKTMGIITFALSAYFGTQMQTVPLWVILAAATAMGMGTAIGGWRIIKTMGFKVVDLKPVDGFVAETSAALIIETASRLGIPVSTTHTISTAIMGVGTTKGFKKVKWQVAGKIVSAWVFTIPTCIALGWVIHKIILAIGV, encoded by the coding sequence GTGGAACCTGCACTTATCGGCCTGATCATCATCGTCGCGCTGGCGCTGATCTTCGACTTCATCAACGGCTTTCACGACACCGCCAACGCCATCGCCACCTCCGTCGCCACGCGGGTCCTGACGCCCGCGCAGGCGATTGCCATGTCCGCCGTGATGAACGTGGTGGGCGCACTCACGGGGACGGCGGTGGCCAAAACGGTCAGCGAGGACATCGTTTCGCAGCAGTACGCCACGCTGGAACTGGTGGGCGCAGCGCTGCTGAGCGCCATCGGCTGGAACCTGTTTACATGGTGGAAGGGCCTGCCCAGCAGCTCCAGTCACGCGCTGATCTTCAGTCTGGTGGGCGCGGGCGTGGCTGCTGGGGGCTGGGGCATCATCATCCCGAAAGGCGTGCAAAAAACCCTGACCGGGCTGCTGACCAGTCCGGTGCTGGGCTTCATGATCCCCATTCTGTTGATGTTCCTGCTGTCCTGGCTGGTGCTGAGGTGGATGAGGCCGCGCACGGTCACGCGCACCTTCCGCTGGGCACAGATTCTCAGCGCCGCTTTCATGGCCTTCTCGCACGGCGGCAACGACGCCCAGAAGACGATGGGCATCATCACCTTCGCCCTCAGCGCGTATTTCGGGACGCAGATGCAGACCGTGCCGCTGTGGGTCATCCTGGCGGCGGCCACCGCGATGGGCATGGGCACGGCTATTGGCGGCTGGCGCATTATCAAGACGATGGGCTTCAAGGTGGTGGACCTCAAACCCGTGGACGGCTTCGTGGCCGAGACAAGTGCGGCGCTGATCATTGAAACGGCCAGCCGCCTAGGCATTCCGGTCAGCACTACGCACACCATCAGCACCGCGATCATGGGCGTGGGGACCACCAAGGGCTTTAAGAAGGTTAAGTGGCAGGTGGCTGGGAAAATCGTCAGCGCGTGGGTATTCACCATCCCGACGTGCATCGCGCTGGGCTGGGTCATCCACAAGATCATCCTGGCGATTGGGGTCTAG
- a CDS encoding DUF47 domain-containing protein: protein MVLSKFMPSNPKFSARFAEAARNAHATAQALVDLLENYSDVEAKVQRVRDLEHVGDRLSREVTNLLAESFIVPFDREDIIALNEDLDDLVDDMEDAAVKLSLYRIQTPLPQMAALARVVEAQCALLAQGMPLIEDTNKVGELAKIAEQIYTLEDQGDDISDEVQRVLYDGVTDVPGMILAMRSGEIVNLIENASDQAQRVAKTVESILLKNA from the coding sequence ATGGTTCTATCCAAATTCATGCCCAGCAACCCCAAGTTCAGTGCCCGCTTCGCCGAGGCCGCCCGCAATGCCCACGCCACCGCCCAGGCGCTCGTGGACCTGCTGGAAAACTACAGCGACGTGGAGGCCAAGGTGCAGCGCGTGCGTGATCTGGAACACGTCGGAGACCGCTTATCCCGCGAGGTGACCAACCTGCTGGCCGAGTCGTTCATCGTGCCCTTTGACCGCGAGGACATCATCGCCCTGAACGAGGATCTGGACGATCTGGTGGACGATATGGAAGACGCGGCGGTCAAGCTCAGCCTGTACCGTATCCAGACGCCGCTGCCGCAGATGGCCGCGCTGGCCCGCGTGGTGGAGGCCCAGTGCGCGCTGCTGGCTCAGGGCATGCCGCTGATTGAGGACACTAACAAGGTGGGCGAACTGGCCAAAATTGCCGAGCAGATCTACACCCTGGAAGATCAGGGAGACGACATCAGCGACGAGGTGCAGCGCGTGCTGTATGACGGCGTGACCGACGTGCCGGGCATGATCCTGGCCATGCGGAGCGGCGAGATCGTGAACCTGATCGAGAATGCCAGCGATCAGGCGCAGCGCGTGGCCAAGACGGTGGAGAGCATTCTCCTGAAGAACGCTTAG
- a CDS encoding DUF427 domain-containing protein, whose amino-acid sequence MKATWNGTVIAQSDNTVVVEGNHYFPADSVKADYLRPSDTHSACPWKGTASYHTLEVDGKRNPDAAWYYPQPKDAATEIKDRVAFWKGVEITAD is encoded by the coding sequence ATGAAAGCCACCTGGAACGGAACCGTTATCGCGCAGTCGGACAACACAGTCGTCGTGGAGGGCAACCACTACTTCCCCGCAGACAGCGTGAAGGCGGACTACCTGCGCCCCAGCGACACCCACTCAGCCTGCCCGTGGAAGGGCACGGCCAGCTACCACACGCTGGAAGTAGACGGCAAGCGCAACCCCGACGCCGCGTGGTACTACCCCCAGCCCAAGGACGCCGCCACGGAGATCAAGGACCGCGTGGCCTTCTGGAAGGGCGTGGAAATCACGGCAGACTGA
- the purU gene encoding formyltetrahydrofolate deformylase, which translates to MTAAPASVPDPLNTATLTITCPDRGGIVASVSQFLHNHGANIIHSDQHSTDPAGGTFFMRMEFYLDGLDLSRDGFERAFVSVVAQPFQMEWKLAYRAEPKRMAILVSRYDHCFLDLLWRKRRGELNVTIPLIISNHEDLRRDAEMFDIPFHVVPVGKENKAEAEAEQVRLLREADAEFVVLARYMQILSGDFLRGFGRPVINIHHSFLPAFIGANPYRAAFNRGVKLIGATSHYVTEELDAGPIIAQDVIPVTHRETPDTLMRLGRDVERQVLARAVKAHVEDRVLVHGNKTVVF; encoded by the coding sequence ATGACCGCTGCTCCCGCCTCTGTCCCCGATCCCCTGAACACTGCGACACTGACCATCACCTGCCCGGACCGTGGGGGCATTGTGGCCTCGGTGTCGCAGTTTCTGCACAACCACGGCGCAAATATCATCCACAGCGATCAGCACAGCACCGATCCGGCGGGCGGCACGTTTTTCATGCGGATGGAATTTTACCTGGATGGGCTGGATCTGTCCCGCGACGGCTTCGAGCGGGCTTTTGTCAGTGTGGTGGCCCAGCCCTTTCAGATGGAGTGGAAGCTGGCCTACCGCGCCGAGCCGAAGCGCATGGCGATTCTGGTCAGCCGCTATGACCACTGTTTTCTGGACCTGCTATGGCGCAAACGCCGGGGCGAACTGAACGTGACCATCCCGCTGATTATCAGCAACCACGAGGACCTGCGCCGCGACGCCGAGATGTTCGACATTCCCTTTCACGTCGTTCCGGTGGGCAAGGAGAACAAGGCCGAGGCCGAGGCCGAACAGGTCCGCCTGCTTCGCGAGGCCGACGCCGAGTTCGTCGTGCTGGCCCGCTATATGCAGATTCTATCGGGGGATTTTCTGCGTGGGTTTGGGCGGCCTGTGATCAATATCCACCACAGTTTCCTGCCGGCCTTCATCGGTGCGAACCCTTACCGTGCGGCATTTAACCGGGGCGTCAAGCTGATCGGCGCAACCAGCCACTATGTCACCGAGGAACTGGACGCCGGGCCGATCATCGCGCAGGACGTGATTCCCGTCACGCACCGCGAAACCCCCGATACCCTGATGCGTCTGGGCCGCGATGTGGAGCGGCAGGTGCTGGCCCGCGCCGTCAAGGCCCATGTCGAAGACCGTGTACTGGTCCACGGCAACAAGACGGTGGTGTTCTGA
- a CDS encoding phosphotransferase family protein — MQPEAEARSILGPTARLLAAGATCEVHTDGKRVLRVAHGPEARLSSQAGVMRALSAAGVPVPEVLEVGLLPTGRVFSLESFVAGDDAGPSREGWADLGRALGALHTLPHAGFGLLEDRSGALHGIASTPADGLCTRLKAWPLNGGRLSAQPLIHHVPDLAFPLAALEPELWQVAETPSALCHTDLHAGQFLWQGGRLAALLDFGDAAIGPPAWDVASVAYFHGWNAAELVVGAASESCDQNAALFGLLLAFHRAGRAAEQGRPQRLAESVAFARSCLNRLE, encoded by the coding sequence ATGCAGCCAGAAGCTGAAGCGCGGTCCATCCTTGGTCCCACGGCGCGGTTGCTGGCGGCTGGGGCGACTTGCGAGGTCCACACGGATGGCAAGCGGGTGCTGCGGGTGGCGCACGGTCCAGAGGCGCGGCTCTCTTCGCAGGCGGGTGTCATGCGGGCGCTGTCTGCCGCTGGCGTGCCTGTGCCCGAAGTGCTGGAAGTCGGCTTGCTGCCCACCGGGCGGGTTTTCAGTCTGGAAAGTTTTGTGGCTGGAGATGATGCGGGACCGTCCCGCGAAGGCTGGGCCGATCTGGGGCGGGCGTTGGGCGCGTTGCACACCCTGCCTCACGCTGGATTTGGATTGCTGGAGGACCGGAGTGGAGCTTTGCACGGCATCGCTTCCACTCCGGCAGATGGCCTCTGCACCCGCCTGAAAGCGTGGCCGCTCAATGGAGGCAGGCTGTCCGCCCAGCCGCTGATCCATCACGTGCCGGACCTCGCCTTCCCACTGGCTGCGCTGGAGCCGGAGCTGTGGCAGGTGGCCGAAACCCCTTCTGCACTGTGTCACACCGATCTGCACGCCGGGCAGTTTCTCTGGCAGGGGGGGCGACTCGCGGCGCTGCTGGACTTCGGGGATGCGGCCATCGGTCCGCCCGCCTGGGACGTTGCCAGCGTGGCTTATTTCCACGGCTGGAACGCGGCGGAACTTGTGGTTGGAGCCGCTTCTGAGTCCTGTGACCAGAATGCAGCGCTGTTCGGCCTGTTGCTGGCCTTTCACCGCGCGGGCCGCGCCGCCGAACAGGGCCGCCCGCAACGCCTGGCCGAGTCTGTCGCCTTTGCGCGGAGCTGTCTGAATCGTCTGGAATGA
- a CDS encoding uridine kinase, with amino-acid sequence MAARLDAQPAHPVLRVAVDGVDGAGKTIFADELAASLSSVGREVIRASVDGFHNPRAVRHRLGRDSPEGFYCDSYDYAGMRKALLDPLGPDGSLGYRTAIFDADADQSVSQPEMTARPGSILIVDGLFLHRPELRGVWDDSVFLRVDFGVSVPRGAARGPGFGSPDPAAESNRRYIGGNELYFREANPEKWVGVVVDNTDLKAPFIVPDAARS; translated from the coding sequence TTGGCCGCGAGGCTCGATGCCCAGCCTGCCCATCCCGTCCTGCGGGTTGCCGTGGATGGGGTGGACGGCGCGGGTAAGACGATATTTGCAGACGAACTGGCCGCCAGCCTCAGCAGTGTGGGCCGCGAGGTCATCCGCGCCAGCGTGGACGGCTTTCACAACCCCCGTGCCGTGCGTCATCGCCTGGGCCGGGATTCACCCGAGGGCTTTTACTGCGACTCCTACGATTACGCCGGAATGAGGAAGGCGCTGCTGGACCCGCTGGGGCCGGACGGCTCCCTGGGCTACAGGACGGCGATTTTTGACGCGGACGCGGACCAGTCTGTGTCTCAACCAGAAATGACCGCCCGGCCCGGTAGCATCCTGATCGTGGACGGCCTGTTCCTGCACCGCCCGGAGTTACGCGGCGTATGGGACGACTCCGTTTTTCTACGGGTGGATTTTGGCGTGTCCGTTCCACGCGGCGCGGCACGCGGCCCCGGCTTTGGCTCGCCCGATCCGGCAGCGGAAAGCAATCGGCGGTATATCGGCGGAAATGAATTGTATTTCCGCGAAGCTAACCCGGAAAAGTGGGTGGGTGTGGTGGTGGACAACACCGATCTGAAGGCCCCATTCATCGTCCCCGATGCAGCCAGAAGCTGA
- a CDS encoding toxic anion resistance protein — MTDGKPGPLTPPETSLSAPEAVKNVAPVDAPEMVPLSNEDRTRLDGMARAFALDVLNSRAHSPEFKRKLDAVHDLGLPEQRAAAQTSNRMLDRPLRATRSGALAEGSDILNGLTELRRTVEDLDPSRAPTPRRLFGILPGAKKVQNAMDKYQSAQSHLNGILESLYRGQDELRRDNATIETEKLHLWETMQKLRQYAHVGKAVDMALTERLAELATTDPEKARMVSEELLFAVRQRVTDLLTQLAVSIQGYLALDLVRRNNLELIKGVDRATTTTVSALKTALMVSQALGTQGAVLGQITAINDTTGKMIGSTASLLKQQSTEIQRQAGSATVDPQIIQGAFRDVYGALDAISAYRQQALERFSETMQVLDKEVAQAQTYLDRERQGVAREVAQDLNVSRDGELKL, encoded by the coding sequence ATGACCGATGGCAAACCCGGCCCGCTGACCCCGCCCGAGACTTCCCTGAGCGCGCCGGAGGCCGTCAAGAACGTGGCCCCGGTGGACGCCCCTGAAATGGTGCCACTGTCCAACGAGGACCGCACCCGCCTGGATGGTATGGCCCGCGCTTTCGCTCTGGACGTGCTGAATTCCAGGGCGCACAGCCCGGAATTCAAGCGCAAGCTGGACGCCGTGCATGATCTGGGCCTGCCCGAACAGCGCGCGGCGGCGCAGACCAGCAACCGCATGCTGGACCGCCCCCTGCGCGCCACCCGCAGCGGCGCACTGGCCGAGGGCAGTGACATCCTCAACGGCCTGACCGAACTGCGGCGCACCGTGGAAGACCTGGACCCCAGCCGCGCTCCCACGCCGCGCCGCCTGTTCGGCATCCTGCCGGGGGCCAAGAAGGTGCAGAACGCGATGGACAAGTATCAGAGCGCCCAGTCGCACCTGAACGGCATCCTGGAATCGCTGTATCGGGGCCAGGACGAACTGAGGCGCGACAACGCCACCATCGAAACCGAGAAACTGCACCTGTGGGAGACGATGCAAAAGCTCCGGCAGTATGCCCACGTCGGCAAGGCGGTGGATATGGCCCTGACCGAGCGGCTGGCCGAACTGGCGACGACGGACCCCGAGAAGGCCCGCATGGTCAGCGAGGAACTGCTGTTCGCGGTGCGCCAGCGCGTCACCGATCTGCTGACCCAGTTGGCGGTCAGCATTCAGGGCTACCTTGCCCTCGATCTGGTGCGGCGCAACAATCTGGAGCTGATCAAGGGCGTGGACCGGGCCACCACCACCACCGTCAGCGCCCTCAAAACTGCGCTGATGGTCTCGCAGGCGCTGGGGACGCAGGGGGCAGTTCTCGGGCAGATCACGGCCATCAACGACACGACGGGCAAGATGATCGGCAGCACCGCCAGCCTCCTGAAGCAGCAATCCACTGAGATTCAGCGGCAGGCCGGGAGCGCCACAGTGGACCCGCAGATCATCCAGGGGGCCTTCCGGGACGTGTACGGCGCATTGGACGCCATCAGCGCCTACCGCCAGCAAGCGCTGGAGCGTTTCAGCGAGACCATGCAGGTGCTGGACAAGGAGGTGGCCCAGGCCCAGACCTACCTGGACCGCGAACGCCAGGGCGTGGCCCGCGAGGTGGCCCAGGACCTGAACGTGTCCAGAGACGGTGAGCTGAAGCTCTGA
- a CDS encoding DMT family transporter: MIAESRRAPFLLLAVAAGTLLPMQFAVNSALAGELHSVTLTAGLSYLVGAVALGIVLALMRVRPNWTAAATAPRWVWLGGVVGSAYVVGSVVLTRLLGAALATTFVIAAQVLTALALDHFGALGLPRRRMNRTRTLAVLLVLAALALRLWGLK; encoded by the coding sequence ATGATCGCCGAATCCAGACGCGCCCCCTTCCTTCTCCTGGCGGTGGCTGCCGGAACCCTGTTGCCCATGCAGTTCGCCGTGAACAGTGCACTGGCGGGCGAACTGCATTCGGTGACGTTGACGGCGGGCCTCTCTTATCTGGTGGGCGCGGTGGCGCTGGGCATCGTGCTGGCGCTGATGCGGGTGCGGCCCAACTGGACGGCGGCGGCGACTGCTCCGCGCTGGGTGTGGCTGGGCGGCGTGGTGGGCAGCGCCTACGTGGTAGGCAGCGTGGTCCTCACCCGGCTGCTGGGCGCGGCTCTGGCCACCACGTTCGTGATTGCCGCGCAGGTGCTGACCGCGCTGGCGCTGGATCATTTTGGCGCGCTGGGGCTGCCACGCAGACGAATGAACCGCACGCGCACGCTGGCCGTGCTGCTGGTGCTGGCGGCGCTGGCGTTGCGACTATGGGGGCTGAAATGA
- a CDS encoding DMT family transporter encodes MSLVALLATIGAGIGLSAGLAFNLRLAAVLGSPLIATFVTFWVGAALLISLWALGLDGARPDTWPALWTLVGGLLGVTYVTLSLITGARLGAGASTVAVTLGQVVGAAIITGLGWLGQTTQPPTLAGILSAALLLGAVGLLAADRGRKQE; translated from the coding sequence ATGAGTCTGGTGGCCCTGCTGGCAACCATCGGCGCGGGCATCGGCCTGTCGGCGGGGCTGGCCTTTAACCTGCGGCTGGCAGCGGTCCTGGGTTCGCCGCTGATCGCCACGTTTGTTACGTTCTGGGTGGGTGCGGCGCTGCTGATCTCGCTGTGGGCGCTGGGACTGGACGGCGCACGGCCTGACACCTGGCCCGCACTGTGGACGCTGGTTGGCGGCCTGCTGGGCGTTACCTACGTCACCCTGAGCCTGATCACGGGCGCGCGGCTGGGGGCCGGGGCCAGCACGGTGGCGGTCACGCTGGGGCAGGTTGTGGGGGCCGCAATCATCACGGGCCTGGGCTGGCTGGGACAGACCACGCAGCCCCCCACCCTGGCCGGAATTCTGAGCGCGGCGCTGCTGCTGGGCGCGGTGGGCTTGCTTGCCGCTGACCGGGGGCGGAAGCAGGAATGA
- a CDS encoding MarR family winged helix-turn-helix transcriptional regulator, which translates to MKDTPTAELLERIERDWHTARPDLDPQPMLTVIAVQRTSGLLQTELEAFFAQHSLTPSAFDVLATLRRSAPPEGLTLGELAALMAITPPAVTKRVDVLTERELVERLPHPSDRRAIRARLTATGFELVDGLLTAHLENEERLLADLSGDERRTLRMLLGRIR; encoded by the coding sequence ATGAAAGACACTCCTACCGCCGAACTTCTGGAACGCATCGAACGCGACTGGCACACGGCGCGGCCCGATCTGGACCCGCAGCCGATGCTGACGGTGATCGCGGTGCAGCGCACCTCTGGACTGCTCCAGACTGAGCTGGAGGCATTTTTTGCCCAGCACAGCCTCACACCGTCCGCCTTTGATGTGCTGGCCACGCTGCGCCGTTCCGCCCCGCCCGAAGGCTTGACGCTGGGAGAACTGGCCGCGCTGATGGCGATCACGCCGCCCGCTGTGACCAAACGAGTGGACGTTTTGACGGAGCGGGAACTCGTGGAACGGCTGCCCCACCCTTCAGACCGCCGCGCCATTCGCGCCCGCCTGACCGCGACGGGATTTGAGCTGGTGGACGGTCTCCTGACTGCCCATCTTGAAAACGAGGAACGGCTGCTGGCTGACCTGAGTGGCGATGAGAGACGGACCCTCAGAATGCTGCTGGGGCGGATTCGCTGA